A genome region from Lactobacillus sp. ESL0791 includes the following:
- a CDS encoding type II toxin-antitoxin system RelE/ParE family toxin codes for MKNPKFKSYKRLNGHNEFIEFYQKLSEKDRGKLAILIDKIQRYGLAIAARMEWIKKIDKNLYEIRTKTSSNIQRVIYFHVEDEQYIITHGFTKKTNKTPKREIEHAKVIRAEFWQERGER; via the coding sequence ATGAAAAATCCAAAATTTAAAAGTTATAAGCGATTAAATGGACATAATGAGTTCATTGAGTTTTATCAAAAGTTGTCTGAAAAGGATAGAGGGAAATTAGCCATTTTAATTGATAAAATTCAAAGATATGGATTAGCTATAGCTGCAAGAATGGAATGGATTAAAAAAATAGATAAAAATCTTTATGAAATTAGAACTAAAACTAGTTCTAACATTCAAAGAGTTATATATTTTCATGTTGAAGATGAACAATACATTATTACTCATGGGTTTACCAAAAAAACAAATAAAACTCCTAAACGTGAAATTGAACATGCTAAAGTAATTAGAGCAGAGTTCTGGCAAGAAAGGGGAGAAAGATAA
- a CDS encoding PTS sugar transporter subunit IIB, with protein sequence MTVVGARIDNRLLHGVVATSWAPQSGATRVMIIDNEVATNPALKNAMKLGRPAGMAVSVITEDVALQNFKNGKYDRQKVYILAKTPKIFLDLVKAGVLIKELVLGGTLTYEDSIQVTKRAYIKKEEINVYKELIKNNVQINSMYTTKDKPISVSTILNKKEREL encoded by the coding sequence ATGACAGTTGTAGGTGCAAGAATTGATAATCGATTACTGCATGGTGTTGTTGCAACGTCTTGGGCTCCTCAGTCTGGGGCAACAAGAGTAATGATTATTGATAATGAGGTTGCGACAAATCCAGCGTTAAAAAATGCTATGAAACTTGGGAGGCCGGCTGGCATGGCAGTTTCAGTCATTACGGAGGATGTAGCATTACAAAATTTTAAAAACGGAAAATATGATCGACAGAAAGTCTATATTTTAGCTAAGACACCAAAAATATTTTTAGATTTGGTTAAGGCGGGAGTTTTAATTAAAGAATTAGTTTTGGGTGGGACTTTAACTTATGAAGATTCTATTCAAGTAACTAAGCGTGCGTACATAAAAAAAGAAGAAATCAATGTATATAAAGAATTAATAAAAAATAATGTTCAAATCAATTCAATGTATACAACTAAAGATAAGCCAATAAGTGTATCAACAATATTAAATAAAAAGGAGCGTGAACTGTAA
- a CDS encoding MFS transporter gives MQSNKLPAGWHKAFYTLWLGSFITGMGYSMTMPFISLFIADLGHYSKLQINFYSGLAFAVTFIAQAIVSPYWGNLADRKGRKLMCMRASGVMALTITATGFAPNAIYIIVMRFIQGAFSGYINNATALIAGETPHQRSGWVMSQMMTAGTAGNLVGPLLGGLLSSFFGNWLGGAWGYRIPFFITGFLMFLVFLGTTLLVHENFTPISRAEMKPMKEIMHELPNVKLIVVMFVTTMLVQAANMSIDPIVSLYVKSMMPGSKNIAFVAGIVAATPGLGTLIAASKIGHEMDDIGPLRVLRVGLIVGAILFVPMALTHSPWILAGLRFLLGIASAAMLPAAQTVLTLNTPAESFGRIFSYNQSFQAVGSVLGSMMGSTISGLYNYATVFWTTGTTLLINFIIVIIFAWGISYRRNR, from the coding sequence ATACAATCTAATAAATTACCTGCCGGCTGGCACAAGGCCTTCTACACTTTATGGCTAGGATCCTTTATTACTGGTATGGGCTATTCAATGACGATGCCCTTCATCTCATTATTTATTGCTGATTTAGGTCATTACAGTAAACTGCAAATCAACTTTTATTCTGGACTGGCATTCGCCGTTACTTTTATTGCCCAAGCGATTGTTTCTCCATACTGGGGCAATCTGGCTGACAGAAAAGGACGCAAATTAATGTGTATGCGGGCTTCCGGAGTCATGGCCCTGACAATTACCGCTACCGGTTTTGCCCCCAACGCAATCTATATTATCGTGATGCGATTTATTCAAGGCGCATTTTCTGGTTATATCAACAACGCTACTGCATTAATTGCTGGTGAGACACCTCATCAGCGCAGCGGCTGGGTCATGAGCCAAATGATGACCGCGGGAACCGCCGGCAACTTAGTTGGCCCGCTCCTGGGCGGCCTTCTTTCCAGTTTTTTCGGTAACTGGTTAGGCGGAGCCTGGGGTTATCGTATCCCCTTCTTTATCACCGGTTTCCTAATGTTCCTTGTCTTTTTAGGAACAACCCTTCTGGTTCACGAAAACTTTACACCAATTTCGCGTGCAGAAATGAAACCAATGAAAGAAATTATGCACGAGCTGCCCAATGTCAAATTGATTGTCGTCATGTTTGTCACAACTATGTTAGTTCAGGCCGCCAACATGTCAATTGACCCGATTGTTTCTTTATATGTCAAATCCATGATGCCGGGTAGCAAAAATATCGCGTTTGTTGCCGGAATTGTTGCCGCCACACCCGGCCTAGGCACCTTAATTGCCGCTTCCAAAATTGGTCATGAGATGGATGATATTGGTCCGCTGCGGGTACTGCGTGTCGGCCTGATTGTCGGTGCAATTTTATTTGTGCCCATGGCACTGACACATTCGCCGTGGATCTTGGCTGGTTTGCGTTTCTTACTCGGTATCGCTAGTGCCGCAATGCTACCGGCAGCCCAAACTGTTCTTACTTTGAATACACCAGCGGAAAGTTTTGGTCGTATCTTCAGTTACAACCAGTCTTTTCAAGCAGTCGGTTCTGTCCTTGGTTCGATGATGGGCTCAACAATTTCTGGCCTATATAACTACGCAACTGTTTTCTGGACCACTGGTACCACGTTATTAATTAATTTCATCATTGTGATCATCTTCGCCTGGGGTATTTCCTACCGGCGTAATCGGTAA
- a CDS encoding PRD domain-containing protein, which translates to MKFIKNFNNNAALVSDETGHKWVVVGNGVSFGKKPGDLVDEEKITHRFVAVEKNIKMVDSVRDIDARTLSLTTDVIDLASTELQIKFSDYQYLVLADHIDFMLKRANEQIELGEDTVRWEMKKLFPKEFAVAKEALGLMRKKSGLPLANGEAVYLTYHFINAGSGQTKLQDTIKITKLIRGVIAIIEYQYGLQLDTESFNFNRFMTHLRAFMVRHIIGQEDEKGSELDSALLELMKSKYAKAYDTVLKIGTYLHEQAGWQLQPDDEVYLTLHVWRVTHRQSDNNTHKVDKV; encoded by the coding sequence GTGAAATTTATCAAGAATTTTAACAATAATGCTGCCTTAGTCTCCGATGAAACCGGTCATAAGTGGGTGGTCGTTGGTAATGGTGTCAGTTTTGGCAAAAAGCCGGGCGACCTCGTTGATGAAGAAAAAATTACACACCGTTTTGTTGCCGTTGAGAAAAATATCAAGATGGTTGACAGTGTCAGGGATATTGACGCGCGCACGTTATCGCTGACGACGGATGTAATCGATCTGGCTTCGACTGAGCTGCAAATTAAATTTTCTGATTACCAGTATTTAGTTTTAGCAGACCATATTGATTTTATGCTGAAACGGGCCAATGAACAGATTGAGCTTGGTGAGGATACCGTTCGCTGGGAGATGAAAAAACTTTTTCCGAAAGAATTTGCAGTAGCAAAAGAAGCCCTGGGATTAATGAGGAAAAAAAGCGGTCTGCCTTTAGCGAATGGTGAAGCGGTCTATTTGACCTATCACTTTATCAATGCTGGTTCTGGTCAGACCAAGCTGCAGGATACGATTAAGATTACCAAATTAATCCGCGGCGTAATTGCGATTATTGAGTATCAATACGGTCTGCAGCTGGACACGGAATCATTTAATTTTAACCGTTTCATGACCCATTTGCGGGCCTTCATGGTACGCCATATCATTGGCCAAGAAGATGAGAAGGGCAGTGAACTAGATTCGGCATTGCTGGAATTAATGAAATCCAAGTATGCTAAAGCCTATGATACGGTTTTGAAGATCGGGACTTATTTACATGAACAGGCCGGCTGGCAATTGCAGCCGGATGATGAAGTGTATTTGACACTGCATGTTTGGCGGGTAACGCACAGGCAGAGTGATAACAATACACACAAAGTTGATAAAGTTTAA
- a CDS encoding helix-turn-helix transcriptional regulator, whose translation MRKDALVDVDKIFAKDMKDPEFLEAYESESNKLESALAVRLEREEYGWTQRELADKAGIPQSTVARIESGANTSIDTMSKIGLAFGKSIKISFV comes from the coding sequence ATGAGAAAAGATGCATTAGTAGACGTAGATAAAATTTTTGCGAAAGATATGAAAGATCCTGAATTCTTAGAAGCATATGAATCTGAATCAAATAAATTGGAAAGTGCTTTAGCCGTCAGACTGGAAAGAGAAGAGTACGGTTGGACACAAAGAGAATTAGCCGATAAAGCTGGTATACCACAATCAACTGTTGCTAGAATTGAAAGTGGTGCTAATACTAGCATAGACACTATGTCTAAAATAGGCTTAGCTTTTGGTAAGTCAATAAAAATTAGTTTTGTATAA
- a CDS encoding beta-glucoside-specific PTS transporter subunit IIABC, whose product MAYEDLSKAIIANVGGKDNVASVVHCTTRLRFKLKDQKKANDDAMKATDGVISLVKSGGQYQVVIGNNVADVYDTLVKVGGFQDGGEVADDYVDTSNMSLMDRFIDLISGIFNPILGPMCAAGMIKGFNAMFVALNWETQTSGTYIVLNAIGDSLFYFLPVILGISSAKKFGINGYLGATIGAALCYPTIVGMTSSKTVLYTLFKGTIFQAPIHMTFLGIPVISMNYTSSVIPIILAIWFASKVNKLARKIIPDVVKTFLVPFMVLLITIPVTFIVIGPIATWLGDAIAAGVSAVYNFSPILAGALMGAFWQVFVIFGVHWGFVAVMMTNIAAMGYDPILGLSLAASFAQTGVVAAIILQTKDEKTRSIAIPAFVSGIFGVTEPAIYGVTLPRKKPFILSCIASAIGGALIGGFGTKVYIMAGMGIFSIPDAISKSGIDMRVYGLIIAMAVATVLGFAFQMIFGKNSVDAPLEGEVAPAVAAAENNANAEVTEIADSKKSNAAADSYNEAEVVLAPLSGTVVPLSEVKDEVFSSGAMGKGAAIEPSEGKVCSPVDGQIAMVFPTGHAIGLRSVNGAEIMIHIGMDTVELDGKGFKTLVKKDQTVKAGEPLIEFDLDAIKEAGYEVTTPVIVTNMKNYHDVKVLTSGKIKISDKFLDLQ is encoded by the coding sequence GTGGCTTACGAAGATTTAAGTAAGGCAATTATCGCCAATGTCGGCGGTAAGGATAATGTAGCCAGTGTTGTGCATTGTACGACGCGGCTGCGCTTTAAGTTGAAGGACCAAAAGAAGGCTAACGATGATGCCATGAAGGCAACTGATGGCGTTATTTCACTTGTTAAATCAGGTGGACAGTATCAGGTAGTTATTGGCAATAATGTGGCCGATGTTTACGATACACTGGTGAAAGTTGGTGGCTTTCAAGACGGCGGCGAAGTTGCTGATGATTACGTTGATACCAGCAATATGAGTTTGATGGACCGGTTTATTGATCTGATCTCTGGCATTTTCAACCCGATTTTAGGACCAATGTGTGCCGCCGGAATGATCAAGGGTTTCAATGCAATGTTTGTTGCTTTGAACTGGGAAACACAAACCTCAGGTACCTATATCGTTTTAAATGCAATTGGTGACAGTTTGTTCTACTTCTTGCCGGTTATTTTGGGGATTTCTTCTGCCAAGAAATTCGGCATTAATGGTTATCTTGGTGCCACAATTGGTGCAGCGCTTTGTTATCCAACAATTGTCGGAATGACTAGCAGTAAGACCGTTTTGTATACTTTGTTTAAGGGAACAATCTTCCAAGCACCGATCCACATGACCTTCTTAGGGATTCCGGTAATTTCGATGAATTATACTTCATCGGTTATCCCGATTATTTTGGCAATCTGGTTTGCTTCAAAGGTTAATAAATTAGCCCGCAAGATTATTCCGGACGTCGTTAAGACATTCTTAGTACCGTTTATGGTCTTATTAATTACCATTCCAGTAACTTTTATCGTTATTGGGCCAATCGCTACTTGGCTTGGTGATGCAATTGCTGCAGGTGTTTCTGCTGTTTACAACTTCAGTCCAATCTTAGCTGGTGCATTAATGGGGGCCTTCTGGCAAGTATTTGTTATTTTTGGTGTTCACTGGGGCTTTGTTGCCGTCATGATGACCAATATTGCCGCAATGGGTTATGACCCGATTTTAGGTTTATCCCTTGCTGCATCATTTGCGCAAACTGGTGTTGTTGCTGCTATTATTTTACAAACCAAAGATGAAAAGACCCGCAGCATTGCGATTCCTGCATTTGTTTCAGGAATCTTCGGTGTTACTGAGCCAGCGATTTATGGTGTAACGTTACCGCGTAAAAAGCCGTTTATTCTCAGTTGTATTGCTTCCGCAATTGGTGGTGCATTGATTGGTGGTTTTGGTACTAAGGTTTATATCATGGCCGGCATGGGTATTTTCTCCATTCCTGATGCTATTAGTAAATCTGGTATCGATATGCGCGTATACGGCTTGATTATTGCAATGGCTGTTGCCACTGTTTTAGGTTTTGCTTTTCAAATGATTTTTGGCAAGAATAGTGTTGATGCTCCGCTTGAGGGCGAAGTAGCACCCGCAGTTGCTGCGGCTGAAAATAATGCCAATGCGGAAGTTACCGAGATTGCTGATTCTAAAAAGTCAAATGCTGCTGCAGATTCATACAATGAAGCAGAAGTTGTTCTTGCCCCATTATCTGGGACAGTTGTTCCTTTAAGTGAAGTAAAAGATGAAGTTTTCTCAAGTGGCGCCATGGGTAAAGGAGCTGCAATTGAACCTAGCGAAGGCAAGGTTTGCTCGCCGGTTGATGGGCAGATTGCAATGGTCTTCCCAACCGGACACGCAATTGGTTTGAGATCCGTTAATGGTGCTGAAATCATGATTCATATTGGGATGGATACTGTGGAACTTGACGGCAAAGGCTTCAAGACGCTGGTTAAAAAAGATCAGACCGTCAAAGCTGGCGAACCGCTGATTGAATTTGATTTAGATGCAATTAAAGAAGCCGGCTATGAAGTTACCACGCCGGTAATTGTCACTAATATGAAGAACTACCATGATGTAAAAGTACTGACTTCTGGTAAAATAAAGATAAGTGATAAATTCTTAGATTTACAGTAA
- a CDS encoding cytochrome C5 has product MAKKSHISRHDYRQRYLKQKGKPVNPPTKQRTVKRTALSDANSVSESRSDYTHVRLNFWKIFSDRPYISVAIVVLALFFIMAKLWWLLLVLAVIVAVGIFVIAHSHHPDRILSIEFKMKASRKLSMLRALEFGGAIVMFLATYMKQVVTVNFPSAGSTDGLQVVQGILSSHGGVYGQQGSYILGLLNTLTGGQLWGSYRYAANSAQMMNSNSGRLIVMWVLLLMIAPAFCVLAQFFREPYSRNSTLIAAIISTVSFISTPHLMRKWVIEYAVENQMTQQNAQNAVSVGGMAYVAMACAVMVLLISIYRVIKRDKFE; this is encoded by the coding sequence ATGGCTAAAAAATCGCATATCTCGCGACATGATTATCGTCAAAGGTACCTTAAGCAAAAAGGGAAACCGGTTAATCCCCCCACAAAGCAACGTACGGTTAAACGAACAGCTCTTAGTGATGCAAATTCTGTTTCGGAATCACGCTCCGACTATACCCATGTTAGGTTAAACTTTTGGAAAATTTTTTCTGATCGGCCCTATATTTCGGTTGCCATTGTAGTTTTGGCACTCTTTTTCATTATGGCAAAATTATGGTGGCTGTTACTTGTCCTAGCGGTGATTGTTGCTGTTGGCATCTTTGTTATTGCCCACAGCCATCATCCTGACCGCATTTTGAGCATTGAATTCAAGATGAAGGCTTCTAGAAAGCTGAGTATGTTACGCGCCTTGGAATTTGGCGGGGCAATTGTGATGTTTTTGGCGACCTATATGAAGCAGGTTGTGACAGTTAATTTTCCTTCCGCCGGCTCGACCGATGGTCTGCAGGTTGTTCAAGGAATTTTGTCCAGTCACGGCGGTGTTTATGGGCAGCAGGGTTCCTATATTTTAGGTCTGCTTAATACTTTAACAGGTGGACAGCTTTGGGGCTCATACCGTTACGCCGCTAATAGTGCCCAGATGATGAATAGCAATTCCGGCAGGCTAATCGTGATGTGGGTCTTACTGTTGATGATTGCTCCGGCCTTTTGTGTTTTGGCGCAGTTTTTCCGCGAGCCTTATTCACGAAATTCAACCTTAATTGCGGCAATTATTTCTACTGTCAGCTTCATCTCGACGCCGCACTTGATGCGCAAGTGGGTGATTGAATATGCGGTGGAAAATCAGATGACACAACAGAATGCGCAAAATGCTGTTTCTGTCGGCGGAATGGCCTATGTAGCAATGGCTTGTGCCGTCATGGTCTTGCTAATTTCTATTTATCGCGTTATTAAACGGGATAAGTTTGAATAA
- a CDS encoding aggregation promoting factor surface protein: MNKLKKIKSIIIKLIAAAALAFVAISTAHTFTNTDSTTQTVQAARRLSSSERAAKNWVAMHESGGNYYARNGVCYGKYQLNIAYLHGDYSKSNQDRVADNYAYGRYGSWANAKNFWLIHHWY; this comes from the coding sequence ATGAATAAATTGAAAAAAATTAAATCTATTATTATCAAGTTAATCGCAGCTGCAGCCCTGGCGTTTGTCGCTATCTCTACAGCTCATACCTTTACTAATACCGATTCAACTACACAAACTGTTCAAGCTGCTAGAAGATTATCAAGCAGTGAGCGTGCCGCTAAAAATTGGGTGGCAATGCACGAATCGGGCGGCAATTATTACGCACGCAATGGTGTTTGTTACGGTAAGTACCAATTAAACATTGCTTACTTGCATGGTGACTATTCAAAGAGCAACCAAGATCGTGTTGCAGATAATTATGCGTACGGTCGTTACGGCTCATGGGCTAACGCCAAGAACTTTTGGCTTATTCATCACTGGTACTAA
- a CDS encoding glycoside hydrolase family 1 protein, translated as MSSIDFPDGFLWGGATAANQLEGAYREGGKGLSIADVLPEGRDRIDLVNKPDFDFSIDPKKFYPNHIGIDHYHHFKEDIALFAEMGFKCYRFSIAWSRIYPNGDETEPNEEGLKFYDALIDECLKYQIEPVITISHYELPLTLAKKYGGWKNKQLIDFYERFARTVLTRYYKKVKYWMTFNEINSAAHFPVMGQGLVTANGADDKKNVYQAWHNQFVGSAKAVKIGHELDPHLKIGCMILYATTYSYDCDPKNQLAALQDNQANNFFCADVQVRGHYPVYTKSLLARNGVQLSDLDYTQEELDLLAKYPVDYIGFSYYMSSVVDVTHEKHETVNGNLMGGVKNPFLKSSDWGWQIDPTGLRIALNQLSDRYEKPLFIVENGLGAVDRPDANHYVADDYRIDYLREHIKAIAGAIDDGADVMGYTPWGCIDLVSASTGEMSKRYGFIYVDEDNNGQGSFKRYKKKSFDWYKQVIASNGQDLG; from the coding sequence ATGAGTTCAATAGACTTTCCTGATGGCTTTTTATGGGGTGGCGCAACGGCTGCCAACCAATTAGAAGGTGCATATCGAGAAGGCGGCAAAGGTTTATCGATTGCCGATGTTTTGCCTGAAGGCCGTGACCGGATTGATTTGGTTAATAAACCTGATTTTGATTTTTCAATTGATCCGAAAAAATTTTATCCGAATCATATTGGAATTGACCATTATCATCATTTTAAAGAAGATATTGCCTTGTTTGCCGAAATGGGCTTCAAGTGCTATCGTTTCTCAATTGCTTGGTCACGTATTTATCCTAACGGGGATGAAACTGAGCCTAATGAAGAGGGCCTGAAATTCTACGATGCATTAATCGATGAATGTTTGAAGTATCAGATTGAGCCGGTTATTACAATTTCGCACTATGAATTGCCATTAACTTTGGCTAAGAAATATGGCGGCTGGAAGAATAAGCAGTTGATTGATTTTTATGAGCGCTTTGCCCGGACTGTCTTGACGCGCTATTACAAAAAAGTTAAGTACTGGATGACTTTCAATGAAATCAACAGTGCTGCGCATTTCCCAGTAATGGGGCAGGGACTTGTTACTGCCAACGGTGCTGATGATAAGAAGAATGTTTATCAGGCTTGGCATAATCAGTTTGTTGGGAGCGCCAAGGCGGTTAAAATTGGGCATGAATTAGATCCTCATCTGAAGATCGGCTGCATGATTTTGTATGCGACGACGTATAGTTATGATTGTGATCCTAAAAATCAATTGGCAGCATTGCAGGATAATCAAGCTAATAACTTCTTCTGTGCGGATGTGCAAGTGCGGGGACATTACCCGGTTTACACCAAGAGCTTGCTTGCACGCAACGGTGTGCAACTAAGCGATCTTGATTACACCCAAGAAGAATTAGACCTGCTTGCTAAATATCCGGTTGACTATATTGGCTTTAGTTACTACATGTCATCGGTTGTTGATGTGACTCATGAAAAACACGAAACGGTTAACGGCAATCTGATGGGCGGCGTCAAGAATCCATTCCTGAAGTCCAGTGATTGGGGCTGGCAAATTGATCCGACTGGTTTGCGGATTGCGTTGAACCAGCTGTCTGACCGTTATGAAAAGCCGCTTTTTATTGTTGAGAATGGTTTGGGCGCGGTTGACCGACCTGATGCTAATCACTATGTTGCTGATGATTACCGGATTGATTACCTGCGTGAGCATATTAAGGCAATTGCAGGGGCAATTGATGATGGTGCTGATGTGATGGGTTACACTCCTTGGGGCTGTATTGACCTAGTCAGTGCATCAACAGGAGAAATGTCCAAGCGTTATGGCTTTATCTATGTTGATGAAGACAATAACGGACAGGGCAGTTTCAAGCGCTACAAGAAGAAGTCTTTTGACTGGTACAAGCAGGTGATTGCTTCAAATGGTCAAGACTTAGGATAA
- a CDS encoding M1 family metallopeptidase, producing MTKKHFYETFHPEHYDLFIDVNRENKTIKGTSTITGVAQEKTVLIHQKYMKISSVTCDGSDVPFTVDDKNEAIEINLGKTGQVTLKIAYEAPLTDTMMGIYPSYYQVNGVKKEIIGTQFETTAARQAFPCVDEPEAKATFSLALKYDEHEGETTIANMPEIKVENGVHYFEKTVRMSSYLIAFGFGDLQSKMTETKDGVKVGVFATKAHKAKELDFALDIAKRAIEFYEDFYQTKYPLPHSWQLALPDFSAGAMENWGLVTYREAAILIDPDNSTVEQKAYVATVITHELAHQWFGDLVTMKWWDDLWLNESFANMMMYLSVDAMEPDWHIWDNMFQISEVPAALNRDATDGVQPVHVQVEDPADIDSIFDSSIVYAKGARMLVMVRTLLGDDALRKGLKYYFEQHSYSNATGDDLWNALSTATDLDIGKIMHTWLDQPGYPVVSAKVVENGHLILSQKQFFVGEGKDIGRTWAIPLNANFDAPQIMSEKKVDLGSYQELRAKAGHALRLNVGNDSHFIVKYDDTLMTDIMNELNELKPVDHLQLLQDLGFLADSKQISYAEIVPLLPKFADSRSNIVIKSLFGSARKLRKFVEPGSAAEKNLKDLFDKLSQKQLVRLGFQVKAGENIEDTQIRPNEVSASLYAENPATIKALHELFTKNEADLHGLSADIRAYVLMNEVKHFGSHDLQVKLVGEYQTAVDPAYKNDLLAAITDTENAAELNEIIANFKNANLIKPQDLTSWYYNVLLNRKGEQAAWNWIRDEWSWLEKTVGGDMEFTSYIKVIANVFHTPERLAEFKAFFEPKINQPGLGREIQMDTKVIATKVDLIREEKDAVNEAVAKVIK from the coding sequence ATGACAAAAAAGCATTTTTATGAAACTTTTCACCCAGAGCATTACGACTTGTTCATTGATGTGAATCGTGAGAATAAAACAATTAAGGGAACGTCGACTATTACTGGTGTGGCCCAGGAAAAGACGGTTTTAATTCATCAAAAATACATGAAGATTTCTTCCGTTACTTGTGATGGCAGCGATGTGCCGTTTACAGTTGATGACAAAAATGAGGCAATTGAGATTAACCTTGGTAAGACCGGACAGGTGACACTAAAGATTGCTTACGAGGCACCGCTGACCGATACCATGATGGGAATTTACCCTTCGTATTATCAAGTTAACGGGGTCAAAAAAGAGATTATTGGTACCCAGTTTGAGACAACCGCTGCGCGTCAAGCTTTTCCGTGTGTCGATGAGCCAGAAGCAAAAGCCACTTTTTCGTTAGCTCTTAAATATGATGAGCATGAAGGTGAAACCACTATTGCCAATATGCCGGAAATTAAGGTCGAAAATGGTGTGCACTATTTTGAAAAAACAGTGCGGATGTCCAGCTACTTGATTGCTTTTGGCTTCGGTGATTTGCAGTCAAAGATGACAGAAACTAAAGATGGCGTAAAAGTTGGCGTCTTTGCGACTAAAGCTCATAAGGCCAAAGAATTAGATTTTGCTTTAGATATTGCTAAACGGGCAATTGAATTTTACGAAGACTTTTATCAAACTAAATACCCGCTGCCGCATTCATGGCAATTGGCTTTACCTGATTTTTCTGCCGGCGCAATGGAAAATTGGGGCCTTGTAACTTACCGTGAAGCAGCAATTTTGATTGATCCAGATAACTCAACAGTCGAACAAAAGGCTTATGTTGCAACAGTTATTACTCATGAATTAGCCCACCAGTGGTTTGGCGATTTGGTCACGATGAAATGGTGGGACGATCTGTGGTTGAACGAAAGTTTTGCCAATATGATGATGTATCTATCAGTTGATGCGATGGAACCAGATTGGCATATTTGGGATAACATGTTCCAAATCAGTGAGGTGCCGGCTGCCTTGAACCGAGATGCAACCGATGGCGTCCAGCCAGTTCACGTTCAAGTTGAGGATCCGGCAGACATCGATTCGATTTTTGACAGTTCAATAGTTTATGCTAAGGGTGCACGGATGCTGGTCATGGTACGGACTTTGCTCGGTGATGACGCTCTAAGAAAGGGTCTCAAATACTACTTTGAGCAGCACAGTTATAGCAATGCCACTGGCGATGACCTGTGGAATGCTTTATCGACAGCAACGGATTTGGATATTGGTAAAATTATGCACACTTGGCTTGATCAACCGGGGTACCCCGTTGTTAGTGCCAAAGTGGTTGAAAATGGACATCTAATTTTAAGTCAAAAGCAATTCTTTGTTGGTGAAGGTAAAGATATTGGCAGAACTTGGGCAATTCCGCTGAATGCCAACTTTGACGCACCGCAGATTATGTCCGAAAAGAAAGTGGATTTAGGTTCATATCAAGAATTGCGGGCTAAAGCTGGTCATGCCTTGCGCTTGAATGTTGGCAACGATTCACACTTCATTGTTAAGTATGATGATACTTTAATGACTGATATTATGAATGAATTAAACGAATTAAAGCCAGTTGATCATTTGCAGCTGCTCCAAGATCTTGGCTTTTTGGCAGACAGTAAGCAGATTTCTTATGCCGAAATTGTGCCATTGCTGCCGAAATTTGCTGATTCCAGATCAAATATTGTCATTAAATCTTTGTTTGGCAGTGCGCGGAAACTACGGAAATTTGTTGAACCTGGTTCTGCTGCGGAGAAGAATTTAAAGGACTTGTTTGATAAACTGTCACAAAAGCAACTTGTACGCTTAGGTTTCCAAGTCAAAGCAGGAGAAAACATTGAGGACACACAAATTAGACCAAATGAAGTTTCCGCTAGTTTGTATGCAGAAAATCCCGCAACAATTAAAGCACTGCATGAATTGTTTACGAAGAATGAAGCTGATCTTCATGGTTTGAGTGCAGATATTCGTGCTTATGTTTTAATGAACGAGGTTAAACATTTTGGTAGTCATGATTTGCAGGTTAAATTAGTTGGCGAGTATCAGACAGCAGTTGATCCAGCTTATAAAAATGATTTGTTGGCGGCAATCACCGATACAGAAAATGCCGCTGAGTTGAACGAAATTATTGCTAACTTTAAGAATGCCAATCTTATTAAGCCGCAAGATTTAACTTCCTGGTACTACAATGTTTTGTTAAACAGAAAAGGTGAGCAGGCTGCTTGGAACTGGATCAGGGATGAATGGTCCTGGCTTGAAAAAACAGTCGGTGGCGACATGGAATTCACCAGTTATATTAAGGTGATCGCGAACGTTTTCCATACGCCGGAAAGATTAGCCGAATTTAAGGCTTTCTTTGAACCAAAAATTAACCAGCCAGGTTTGGGTCGTGAAATTCAAATGGATACTAAGGTGATTGCGACCAAGGTCGATTTGATTAGAGAAGAAAAAGACGCTGTTAATGAAGCAGTTGCAAAAGTCATAAAGTAA